The Coffea arabica cultivar ET-39 chromosome 8e, Coffea Arabica ET-39 HiFi, whole genome shotgun sequence genome window below encodes:
- the LOC113703892 gene encoding cellulose synthase-like protein D3, with product MAARSSQLGKNGAPMVTFARRTSSGRYVNLSRESLDSEIGSGEFANYTVHIPPTPDNQPMEPMDASISQRVEEQYVSSSMFTGGYNSVTRAHLMDKVIESETSHPQMAGAKGSSCAVPGCDGKVMRDERGEDILPCECDFKICRDCYIDAVKTGEGICPGCKEPYKNTDLAETTVDSARGPLPLPSNFGMSKMERRLSLMRSANRSVLIKSHSGLMRSQTGDFDHNRWLFETKGTYGYGNAIWPKEGGFGNDNSDNGGGGGEPAELLSKPWRPLTRKLKISAAVISPYRLLIVVRMAVLALFLQWRISHPNEDARWLWLMSVICEIWFAFSWLLDQLPKLCPVNRATDLNVLKEKFETPNQDNPTGKSDLPGVDMFVSTADPEKEPPLVTANTILSILAADYPVEKLACYVSDDGGALLTFEAMAEAASFANIWVPFCRKHSIEPRNPESYFSLKKDPYKNKVRHDFVKDRRRVKREYDEFKVRINGLPDSIRRRSDAYNAREEIKAMKLQRETAGDELLEPVKVSKATWMADGTHWPGTWMVSAPEHSKGDHAGIIQVMLKPPSDEPLHGTAGDNSPIELEEVDIRLPLLVYVSREKRPGYDHNKKAGAMNALVRASAIMSNGPFILNLDCDHYIYNSEAIREGMCFMMDRGGDRLCYVQFPQRFEGIDPSDRYANRNTVFFDVNMRALDGVQGPVYVGTGCLFRRTALYGFDPPRSKEYHPGCCSCCFGRRKKSASVASAPEENRALRMGDFDDEEMNLALFPKRFGNSSFLIDSIPVAEFQGRPLADHPAVKNGRPPGALTIPRELLDASTVAEAISVISCWYEDKTEWGNRVGWIYGSVTEDVVTGYRMHNRGWKSVYCVTKRDAFRGTAPINMTDRLHQVLRWATGSVEIFFSRNNALLASPKLKFLQRIAYLNVGIYPFTSVFLIVYCFLPALSLFSGQFIVRTLNVTFLTYLLVITLTLCMLAVLEIKWAGISLEEWWRNEQFWLIGGTSAHIAAVLQGLLKVVAGIEISFTLTSKSAGDDNDDDYADLYIIKWSSLMIPPITIMMTNLIAIAVGFSRTIYSTIPQWSRLLGGVFFSFWVLAHLYPFAKGLMGRRGRTPTIVFVWSGLIAITISLLWVAINPPEGSTEIGGSFQFP from the exons ATGGCTGCAAGATCTTCTCAACTGGGGAAGAATGGTGCCCCAATGGTGACCTTTGCAAGGAGGACATCATCTGGTCGGTATGTGAACTTGTCTAGAGAATCTCTTGATAGTGAGATTGGCAGTGGTGAATTTGCAAACTATACCGTGCATATCCCTCCAACCCCTGATAATCAACCTATGGAACCTATGGATGCTTCTATATCCCAGAGAGTTGAGGAACAGTATGTGTCAAGTTCTATGTTTACTGGCGGGTATAATAGTGTTACTAGGGCTCATTTGATGGATAAGGTGATTGAGTCTGAGACTAGTCATCCCCAGATGGCTGGTGCAAAAGGGTCATCATGTGCAGTTCCAGGTTGTGATGGGAAAGTCATGAGGGATGAGAGGGGGGAAGATATTCTCCCCTGTGAATGTGATTTCAAGATTTGCAGGGATTGTTATATTGATGCTGTGAAAACTGGCGAGGGGATCTGCCCTGGCTGTAAGGAGCCATACAAGAATACTGATTTGGCTGAAACTACTGTCGACTCTGCAAGAGGACCTCTGCCTCTGCCATCAAATTTTGGGATGTCTAAGATGGAGAGGAGGTTGTCTTTGATGAGATCGGCTAATAGATCTGTGCTAATAAAAAGTCATTCAGGGCTGATGAGGAGCCAGACAGGAGATTTTGATCATAATCGGTGGTTGTTTGAGACAAAGGGAACTTATGGTTATGGGAATGCAATTTGGCCAAAAGAGGGAGGATTTGGAAATGATAACAGTGATAATGGTGGCGGTGGAGGCGAGCCAGCTGAACTTCTTAGCAAGCCATGGAGGCCACTAACGCGCAAATTGAAGATATCTGCTGCTGTTATCAGCCCATATCG GCTTTTGATTGTAGTTCGAATGGCTGTACTTGCACTATTTCTTCAGTGGAGAATTAGCCATCCAAATGAAGATGCTCGGTGGCTGTGGTTAATGTCAGTTATCTGTGAGATTTGGTTTGCCTTCTCTTGGCTACTCGACCAGCTTCCAAAGCTATGCCCAGTTAATCGGGCTACTGACCTAAATGTTctgaaagaaaaatttgagacacCCAATCAAGACAATCCCACTGGGAAATCTGATCTTCCGGGAGTAGACATGTTCGTCTCTACTGCTGATCCAGAGAAAGAGCCGCCACTTGTTACAGCAAACACCATTCTGTCTATTCTTGCGGCCGACTATCCTGTTGAAAAGCTTGCCTGTTATGTTTCTGATGATGGTGGTGCACTTCTAACGTTTGAGGCCATGGCAGAAGCTGCAAGCTTTGCTAATATATGGGTTCCATTTTGTCGAAAGCATAGTATTGAGCCCAGAAATCCAGAATCTTACTTTAGTTTGAAGAAAGATCCCTATAAGAATAAGGTACGTCATGACTTTGTCAAGGATCGTAGACGTGTAAAACGTGAATATGATGAATTTAAGGTTAGAATCAATGGTCTACCTGACTCTATTCGTCGTCGATCTGATGCTTACAATGCTCGAGAGGAAATTAAGGCTATGAAGCTTCAGAGGGAGACTGCAGGTGATGAACTACTAGAACCTGTGAAGGTCTCCAAAGCCACATGGATGGCAGACGGAACCCACTGGCCTGGCACTTGGATGGTTTCAGCTCCCGAGCACTCTAAGGGTGATCATGCAGGGATCATTCAG GTCATGTTGAAACCTCCCAGTGATGAACCTTTACATGGAACAGCTGGTGATAACAGCCCAATTGAACTGGAAGAAGTCGACATTCGGCTTCCCTTGTTGGTTTATGTTTCTCGTGAAAAGCGTCCTGGTTATGATCACAACAAGAAGGCTGGTGCTATGAATGCTCTGGTTCGTGCTTCAGCTATAATGTCCAATGGTCCCTTTATTCTTAATCTGGACTGTGATCACTACATTTACAACTCAGAGGCCATTCGTGAAGGCATGTGTTTTATGATGGATCGTGGTGGGGATCGTTTGTGTTATGTTCAGTTTCCTCAAAGGTTTGAGGGTATTGATCCATCTGATCGCTATGCAAATCGCAACACGGTCTTCTTTGATGTTAACATGCGTGCCCTGGATGGTGTTCAAGGTCCAGTTTATGTGGGCACTGGATGCCTCTTCAGGAGAACTGCTCTTTATGGATTTGACCCACCTAGAAGTAAAGAATACCATCCAGGTTGCTGCAGCTGTTGCTTTGGTCGTCGTAAGAAAAGTGCCTCTGTTGCTTCTGCTCCTGAGGAGAACCGAGCTCTAAGAATGGGAGATTTTGATGATGAGGAAATGAACCTAGCTCTCTTTCCTAAAAGATTCGGGAACTCCAGTTTTCTTATCGATTCCATTCCTGTGGCAGAATTCCAAGGAAGGCCACTTGCTGATCACCCTGCAGTTAAGAATGGACGACCTCCTGGTGCTCTGACTATTCCTAGAGAACTCCTTGATGCATCTACTGTCGCTGAAGCAATTAGTGTCATTTCATGCTGGTATGAAGACAAAACTGAGTGGGGTAACCGAGTTGGATGGATTTATGGGTCTGTAACTGAAGATGTGGTCACTGGATATAGAATGCATAATAGGGGTTGGAAGTCTGTATATTGTGTCACAAAAAGGGATGCTTTTCGTGGAACTGCACCTATCAATATGACCGACAGGCTTCATCAGGTGCTCCGTTGGGCTACTGGTTCTGTTGAGATCTTCTTTTCTCGTAATAATGCTCTTCTGGCCAGTCCAAAGCTGAAGTTTCTTCAAAGAATTGCTTACCTCAATGTTGGTATCTACCCATTCACATCTGTGTTTCTTATAGTTTACTGCTTCCTTCCAGCGCTCTCCCTTTTCTCAGGCCAATTCATTGTCCGGACCCTTAACGTCACCTTCCTTACGTACCTTCTGGTAATCACTTTAACTCTTTGCATGCTTGCTGTGCTTGAGATTAAGTGGGCTGGCATTTCACTGGAAGAGTGGTGGCGAAATGAGCAATTTTGGTTAATTGGTGGAACAAGTGCCCATATTGCTGCTGTGCTCCAGGGGCTACTAAAGGTTGTTGCTGGGATTGAGATTTCATTCACTTTGACTTCAAAATCTGCTGGAGATGACAATGATGACGACTATGCTGATCTCTATATCATCAAATGGTCATCCCTGATGATTCCACCGATTACAATAATGATGACAAATCTGATTGCTATAGCAGTTGGCTTTAGCCGGACAATTTACAGCACCATACCACAGTGGAGCCGTTTATTAGGTGGTGTGTTCTTTAGCTTCTGGGTCTTGGCTCATCTGTATCCATTTGCCAAAGGACTCATGGGAAGGCGCGGAAGAACACCGACAATCGTCTTTGTTTGGTCTGGACTTATTGCTATTACGATTTCTCTGCTTTGGGTTGCCATCAATCCTCCAGAAGGAAGTACTGAAATTGGAGGATCATTCCAATTCCCTTGA
- the LOC113703493 gene encoding probable xyloglucan endotransglucosylase/hydrolase protein 30 has translation MEYHIHPCASRRISLLPLALCLVLSITITTTVSAFNRTTIRFDEGYTPLFSDFNIDRSPDDKTVRLLLNRLSGSGIISSDYYNYGFFSARIKMPANYTAGIVVAFYTSNIDTWEKNHDELDFEFLGNVNDRPWRFQTNMYGGGSVSRGREERYRLWFDPSKESHQYSIFWSPKNIIFYVDDIPIREVIHHPDLGGDYPSKPMSLYATIWDASSWATNGGKVKVNYEYEPFAAEFKDLVLEGCRVDPIEQISSTNCTDRIARLIAQEYATIKPEGRKAMKWFRERYMYYSYCYDNLRYKVPPPECVIVPTEKERFRDTGRLREKMRFGGSQKRIRRGRSSRRRSRKPAASGSGKEVAAAAAV, from the exons atGGAGTATCATATTCATCCTTGTGCTTCAAGAAGAATCTCTCTCCTCCCTTTGGCTCTCTGCCTAGTCTTATCCATCACAATCACCACCACTGTCTCAGCTTTCAACCGCACCACTATCAGATTTGATGAAGGCTATACCCCTCTCTTCAGTGACTTTAATATCGACCGATCACCCGATGACAAGACCGTCCGCCTCCTCCTCAACCGCTTGTCAG gttCTGGGATTATATCATCTGATTATTACAATTATGGTTTCTTTAGCGCCAGAATCAAGATGCCAGCGAATTACACAGCAGGCATTGTTGTTGCATTTTAC ACATCGAACATCGACACATGGGAGAAGAACCACGACGAATTGGATTTCGAGTTTCTGGGCAATGTTAATGACCGGCCATGGAGGTTTCAAACCAATATGTATGGCGGTGGAAGCGTATCCCGTGGGAGGGAAGAGAGGTACAGATTGTGGTTTGATCCAAGCAAGGAGTCTCATCAGTACAGCATTTTTTGGTCCCCCAAAAACATCAT ATTTTACGTTGATGATATACCGATAAGGGAAGTTATACACCATCCGGACTTGGGGGGAGATTATCCATCCAAGCCAATGTCCCTGTATGCCACAATCTGGGATGCCTCCTCATGGGCTACAAATGGTGGCAAAGTAAAAGTAAACTACGAATATGAACCCTTTGCTGCTGAATTCAAAGACCTTGTTCTTGAAGGCTGCAGAGTTGATCCCATTGAGCAAATCTCATCCACCAATTGCACTGATAGAATTGCTAGACTCATTGCTCAAGAATATGCAACGATTAAGCCCGAGGGTCGGAAGGCAATGAAATGGTTTCGAGAAAGATACATGTATTATTCTTACTGTTACGATAACTTAAGGTACAAAGTTCCCCCACCAGAATGTGTCATAGTTCCAACTGAGAAGGAGAGGTTCAGGGACACCGGAAGACTCCGTGAAAAGATGAGGTTTGGTGGCAGCCAGAAGAGGATCCGCCGTGGCCGGAGCTCAAGACGGAGGAGCAGGAAACCGGCTGCTTCAGGTTCTGGCAAGGAGgtggctgctgctgctgctgtgtGA